From a region of the Balaenoptera ricei isolate mBalRic1 chromosome 11, mBalRic1.hap2, whole genome shotgun sequence genome:
- the GORASP1 gene encoding Golgi reassembly-stacking protein 1 isoform X3 encodes MGLGASAEQPAGGAEGFHLHGVQENSPAQQAGLEPYFDFIITIGHSRLNKENDTLKALLKANVEKPVKLEVFNMKTMKVREVEVVPSNMWGGQGLLGASVRFCSFRRASEHVWHVLDVEPCSPAFLAGLRPYTDYVVGSDQILQESEDFFSLIESHEGKPLKLMVYNSESDSCRDVTVTPNAAWGGEGSLGCGIGYGYLHRIPTQPPSHHEKPPGVPPPGVPPPGVPPPGVPPPGAPPSGTPPPGPTPQDSPAPSGLETGSRQGDYVEALLQAPGSSKEEQLPGPESPGHGTPDLGDLPRSMEIPLQPPPPLQRVMDPGFLDVSGISLLNSSNASAWSGLPSSTELTSTAVSASGPEDICSSRGSRERGGEATWSGSEFEVSFPDSPGAQADHLPQLTLPDSLTSAASPEDGLSAELLEAQAEEEPASTESLGFGAEAEGAASQAQLSTPK; translated from the exons ATGGGCCTGGGCGCCAGCGCCGAGCAGCCCGCGGGAGGCGCCGAGGGCTTCCACCTGCACGGG GTGCAGGAGAACTCCCCCGCCCAGCAGGCAGGCCTGGAGCCCTACTTCGACTTCATCATCACCATTGGGCACTCAAGGCTG AACAAGGAGAATGACACGCTCAAGGCCCTGCTGAAGGCCAACGTGGAGAAGCCGGTGAAGCTGGAGGTGTTCAACATGAAGACCATGAAGGTGCGCGAGGTGGAGGTGGTGCCCAGCAACATGTGGGGCGGCCAGGGCCTGCTGGGCGCCAGCGTGCGCTTCTGCAGCTTCCGAAGGGCCAGTGAGCACGTGTGGCATGTGCTG GATGTGGAACCCTGTTCCCCTGCCTTCCTCGCTGGCCTGCGCCCCTACACCGACTATGTGGTTGGCTCAGACCAGATCCTCCAGGAG TCCGAGGACTTCTTCTCGCTCATCGAGTCCCATGAGGGGAAGCCCTTGAAGCTGATGGTTTATAACTCCGAGTCCGACTCCTGCCGGGATGTGACCGTCACTCCCAATGCAGCCTGGGGTGGAGAGGGCAG CCTGGGCTGTGGTATCGGCTACGGGTATCTGCACCGGATCCCAACCCAGCCTCCCAGCCACCACGAGAAGCCACCTGGTGTTCCGCCACCTGGTGTTCCGCCACCTGGTGTCCCACCACCTGGTGTCCCGCCGCCTGGTGCCCCACCATCTGGTACCCCACCACCTGGACCCACCCCCCAGGACTCTCCTGCCCCTTCTGGCCTGGAGACAGGCTCCAGGCAGGGTGACTATGTGGAG GCCCTGCTGCAGGCACCTGGCTCCTCCAAGGAGGAACAGCTCCCTGGGCCTGAGAGTCCTGGCCATGGCACTCCAGACCTTGGCGACCTTCCCCGTTCCATGGAGATTCCTCTTCAGCCTCCGCCTCCACTGCAGCGAGTCATGGACCCAG GCTTCCTGGACGTGTCCGGCATCTCCCTCTTGAACAGCAGCAATGCCAGCGCCTGGTCTGGCCTGCCCTCCTCCACAGAGCTGACCTCCACTGCGGTCTCAGCCTCAGGGCCGGAGGACATCTGCTCCAGCAGGGGTTCTCGTGAGCGTGGCG GTGAGGCCACCTGGTCTGGGTCAGAGTTTGAGGTCTCCTTCCCAGACAGCCCAGGCGCCCAGGCGGACCACCTGCCTCAGCTGACACTTCCCGACAGCCTCACCTCTGCAGCCTCACCAGAAGATGGGCTGTCCGCTGAGCTGCTCGAAGCCCAGGCTGAGGAGGAGCCAGCAAGCACAGAGAGCCTAGGTTTCGGGGCAGAGGCTGAGGGGGCAGCCAGCCAGGCACAGCTCTCCACCCCAAAATAA
- the GORASP1 gene encoding Golgi reassembly-stacking protein 1 isoform X4 encodes MKTMKVREVEVVPSNMWGGQGLLGASVRFCSFRRASEHVWHVLDVEPCSPAFLAGLRPYTDYVVGSDQILQESEDFFSLIESHEGKPLKLMVYNSESDSCRDVTVTPNAAWGGEGSLGCGIGYGYLHRIPTQPPSHHEKPPGVPPPGVPPPGVPPPGVPPPGAPPSGTPPPGPTPQDSPAPSGLETGSRQGDYVEALLQAPGSSKEEQLPGPESPGHGTPDLGDLPRSMEIPLQPPPPLQRVMDPGFLDVSGISLLNSSNASAWSGLPSSTELTSTAVSASGPEDICSSRGSRERGGEATWSGSEFEVSFPDSPGAQADHLPQLTLPDSLTSAASPEDGLSAELLEAQAEEEPASTESLGFGAEAEGAASQAQLSTPK; translated from the exons ATGAAGACCATGAAGGTGCGCGAGGTGGAGGTGGTGCCCAGCAACATGTGGGGCGGCCAGGGCCTGCTGGGCGCCAGCGTGCGCTTCTGCAGCTTCCGAAGGGCCAGTGAGCACGTGTGGCATGTGCTG GATGTGGAACCCTGTTCCCCTGCCTTCCTCGCTGGCCTGCGCCCCTACACCGACTATGTGGTTGGCTCAGACCAGATCCTCCAGGAG TCCGAGGACTTCTTCTCGCTCATCGAGTCCCATGAGGGGAAGCCCTTGAAGCTGATGGTTTATAACTCCGAGTCCGACTCCTGCCGGGATGTGACCGTCACTCCCAATGCAGCCTGGGGTGGAGAGGGCAG CCTGGGCTGTGGTATCGGCTACGGGTATCTGCACCGGATCCCAACCCAGCCTCCCAGCCACCACGAGAAGCCACCTGGTGTTCCGCCACCTGGTGTTCCGCCACCTGGTGTCCCACCACCTGGTGTCCCGCCGCCTGGTGCCCCACCATCTGGTACCCCACCACCTGGACCCACCCCCCAGGACTCTCCTGCCCCTTCTGGCCTGGAGACAGGCTCCAGGCAGGGTGACTATGTGGAG GCCCTGCTGCAGGCACCTGGCTCCTCCAAGGAGGAACAGCTCCCTGGGCCTGAGAGTCCTGGCCATGGCACTCCAGACCTTGGCGACCTTCCCCGTTCCATGGAGATTCCTCTTCAGCCTCCGCCTCCACTGCAGCGAGTCATGGACCCAG GCTTCCTGGACGTGTCCGGCATCTCCCTCTTGAACAGCAGCAATGCCAGCGCCTGGTCTGGCCTGCCCTCCTCCACAGAGCTGACCTCCACTGCGGTCTCAGCCTCAGGGCCGGAGGACATCTGCTCCAGCAGGGGTTCTCGTGAGCGTGGCG GTGAGGCCACCTGGTCTGGGTCAGAGTTTGAGGTCTCCTTCCCAGACAGCCCAGGCGCCCAGGCGGACCACCTGCCTCAGCTGACACTTCCCGACAGCCTCACCTCTGCAGCCTCACCAGAAGATGGGCTGTCCGCTGAGCTGCTCGAAGCCCAGGCTGAGGAGGAGCCAGCAAGCACAGAGAGCCTAGGTTTCGGGGCAGAGGCTGAGGGGGCAGCCAGCCAGGCACAGCTCTCCACCCCAAAATAA
- the GORASP1 gene encoding Golgi reassembly-stacking protein 1 isoform X1, protein MPTCGLPGTVHAGVCVLAGTRGVVMVSRIDGWGLLGESRGRRSDRGLCAAQVQENSPAQQAGLEPYFDFIITIGHSRLNKENDTLKALLKANVEKPVKLEVFNMKTMKVREVEVVPSNMWGGQGLLGASVRFCSFRRASEHVWHVLDVEPCSPAFLAGLRPYTDYVVGSDQILQESEDFFSLIESHEGKPLKLMVYNSESDSCRDVTVTPNAAWGGEGSLGCGIGYGYLHRIPTQPPSHHEKPPGVPPPGVPPPGVPPPGVPPPGAPPSGTPPPGPTPQDSPAPSGLETGSRQGDYVEALLQAPGSSKEEQLPGPESPGHGTPDLGDLPRSMEIPLQPPPPLQRVMDPGFLDVSGISLLNSSNASAWSGLPSSTELTSTAVSASGPEDICSSRGSRERGGEATWSGSEFEVSFPDSPGAQADHLPQLTLPDSLTSAASPEDGLSAELLEAQAEEEPASTESLGFGAEAEGAASQAQLSTPK, encoded by the exons ATGCCCACGTGTGGCCTGCCTGGAACGGTTCATGCTGGTGTCTGTGTCCTCGCCGGGACACGGGGAGTGGTGATGGTTTCTAGAATTGACGGCTGGGGGCTTCTGGGAGAGTCCCGGGGTCGGCGCAGTGACCGTGGCCTCTGTGCAGCACAGGTGCAGGAGAACTCCCCCGCCCAGCAGGCAGGCCTGGAGCCCTACTTCGACTTCATCATCACCATTGGGCACTCAAGGCTG AACAAGGAGAATGACACGCTCAAGGCCCTGCTGAAGGCCAACGTGGAGAAGCCGGTGAAGCTGGAGGTGTTCAACATGAAGACCATGAAGGTGCGCGAGGTGGAGGTGGTGCCCAGCAACATGTGGGGCGGCCAGGGCCTGCTGGGCGCCAGCGTGCGCTTCTGCAGCTTCCGAAGGGCCAGTGAGCACGTGTGGCATGTGCTG GATGTGGAACCCTGTTCCCCTGCCTTCCTCGCTGGCCTGCGCCCCTACACCGACTATGTGGTTGGCTCAGACCAGATCCTCCAGGAG TCCGAGGACTTCTTCTCGCTCATCGAGTCCCATGAGGGGAAGCCCTTGAAGCTGATGGTTTATAACTCCGAGTCCGACTCCTGCCGGGATGTGACCGTCACTCCCAATGCAGCCTGGGGTGGAGAGGGCAG CCTGGGCTGTGGTATCGGCTACGGGTATCTGCACCGGATCCCAACCCAGCCTCCCAGCCACCACGAGAAGCCACCTGGTGTTCCGCCACCTGGTGTTCCGCCACCTGGTGTCCCACCACCTGGTGTCCCGCCGCCTGGTGCCCCACCATCTGGTACCCCACCACCTGGACCCACCCCCCAGGACTCTCCTGCCCCTTCTGGCCTGGAGACAGGCTCCAGGCAGGGTGACTATGTGGAG GCCCTGCTGCAGGCACCTGGCTCCTCCAAGGAGGAACAGCTCCCTGGGCCTGAGAGTCCTGGCCATGGCACTCCAGACCTTGGCGACCTTCCCCGTTCCATGGAGATTCCTCTTCAGCCTCCGCCTCCACTGCAGCGAGTCATGGACCCAG GCTTCCTGGACGTGTCCGGCATCTCCCTCTTGAACAGCAGCAATGCCAGCGCCTGGTCTGGCCTGCCCTCCTCCACAGAGCTGACCTCCACTGCGGTCTCAGCCTCAGGGCCGGAGGACATCTGCTCCAGCAGGGGTTCTCGTGAGCGTGGCG GTGAGGCCACCTGGTCTGGGTCAGAGTTTGAGGTCTCCTTCCCAGACAGCCCAGGCGCCCAGGCGGACCACCTGCCTCAGCTGACACTTCCCGACAGCCTCACCTCTGCAGCCTCACCAGAAGATGGGCTGTCCGCTGAGCTGCTCGAAGCCCAGGCTGAGGAGGAGCCAGCAAGCACAGAGAGCCTAGGTTTCGGGGCAGAGGCTGAGGGGGCAGCCAGCCAGGCACAGCTCTCCACCCCAAAATAA
- the GORASP1 gene encoding Golgi reassembly-stacking protein 1 isoform X2, with product MCLRCCHRGLDEQSRGKWRWSGFLEPEAQVQENSPAQQAGLEPYFDFIITIGHSRLNKENDTLKALLKANVEKPVKLEVFNMKTMKVREVEVVPSNMWGGQGLLGASVRFCSFRRASEHVWHVLDVEPCSPAFLAGLRPYTDYVVGSDQILQESEDFFSLIESHEGKPLKLMVYNSESDSCRDVTVTPNAAWGGEGSLGCGIGYGYLHRIPTQPPSHHEKPPGVPPPGVPPPGVPPPGVPPPGAPPSGTPPPGPTPQDSPAPSGLETGSRQGDYVEALLQAPGSSKEEQLPGPESPGHGTPDLGDLPRSMEIPLQPPPPLQRVMDPGFLDVSGISLLNSSNASAWSGLPSSTELTSTAVSASGPEDICSSRGSRERGGEATWSGSEFEVSFPDSPGAQADHLPQLTLPDSLTSAASPEDGLSAELLEAQAEEEPASTESLGFGAEAEGAASQAQLSTPK from the exons ATGTGCCTTCGGTGTTGCCACAGAGGTCTGGATGAGCAGTCCCGGGGAAAGTGGAGATGGAGTGGGTTCCTAGAGCCTGAAG CACAGGTGCAGGAGAACTCCCCCGCCCAGCAGGCAGGCCTGGAGCCCTACTTCGACTTCATCATCACCATTGGGCACTCAAGGCTG AACAAGGAGAATGACACGCTCAAGGCCCTGCTGAAGGCCAACGTGGAGAAGCCGGTGAAGCTGGAGGTGTTCAACATGAAGACCATGAAGGTGCGCGAGGTGGAGGTGGTGCCCAGCAACATGTGGGGCGGCCAGGGCCTGCTGGGCGCCAGCGTGCGCTTCTGCAGCTTCCGAAGGGCCAGTGAGCACGTGTGGCATGTGCTG GATGTGGAACCCTGTTCCCCTGCCTTCCTCGCTGGCCTGCGCCCCTACACCGACTATGTGGTTGGCTCAGACCAGATCCTCCAGGAG TCCGAGGACTTCTTCTCGCTCATCGAGTCCCATGAGGGGAAGCCCTTGAAGCTGATGGTTTATAACTCCGAGTCCGACTCCTGCCGGGATGTGACCGTCACTCCCAATGCAGCCTGGGGTGGAGAGGGCAG CCTGGGCTGTGGTATCGGCTACGGGTATCTGCACCGGATCCCAACCCAGCCTCCCAGCCACCACGAGAAGCCACCTGGTGTTCCGCCACCTGGTGTTCCGCCACCTGGTGTCCCACCACCTGGTGTCCCGCCGCCTGGTGCCCCACCATCTGGTACCCCACCACCTGGACCCACCCCCCAGGACTCTCCTGCCCCTTCTGGCCTGGAGACAGGCTCCAGGCAGGGTGACTATGTGGAG GCCCTGCTGCAGGCACCTGGCTCCTCCAAGGAGGAACAGCTCCCTGGGCCTGAGAGTCCTGGCCATGGCACTCCAGACCTTGGCGACCTTCCCCGTTCCATGGAGATTCCTCTTCAGCCTCCGCCTCCACTGCAGCGAGTCATGGACCCAG GCTTCCTGGACGTGTCCGGCATCTCCCTCTTGAACAGCAGCAATGCCAGCGCCTGGTCTGGCCTGCCCTCCTCCACAGAGCTGACCTCCACTGCGGTCTCAGCCTCAGGGCCGGAGGACATCTGCTCCAGCAGGGGTTCTCGTGAGCGTGGCG GTGAGGCCACCTGGTCTGGGTCAGAGTTTGAGGTCTCCTTCCCAGACAGCCCAGGCGCCCAGGCGGACCACCTGCCTCAGCTGACACTTCCCGACAGCCTCACCTCTGCAGCCTCACCAGAAGATGGGCTGTCCGCTGAGCTGCTCGAAGCCCAGGCTGAGGAGGAGCCAGCAAGCACAGAGAGCCTAGGTTTCGGGGCAGAGGCTGAGGGGGCAGCCAGCCAGGCACAGCTCTCCACCCCAAAATAA